A genomic stretch from Methanobacterium sp. includes:
- the ehbP gene encoding energy-converting hydrogenase B subunit EhbP codes for MKIVIRPLHIMSLGGYIVETEFPYRNVIVVNPTEEPIKLEVPVFTEDWIEEQSKLGLELIPLTEEDNYLSNFRKAKAKLDKLKAEKDV; via the coding sequence ATGAAAATTGTGATACGACCCCTACATATAATGAGTTTAGGGGGTTATATTGTTGAAACCGAGTTTCCTTACAGGAATGTTATCGTGGTAAACCCCACAGAGGAACCAATAAAATTAGAAGTTCCGGTATTCACTGAAGACTGGATTGAAGAACAGAGTAAATTAGGACTGGAACTCATTCCACTAACTGAGGAAGATAATTATCTAAGCAATTTCCGCAAAGCCAAAGCCAAATTAGATAAATTAAAGGCTGAAAAAGATGTTTAG
- a CDS encoding NADH-quinone oxidoreductase subunit M → MELTYPLIAVLGTLATSFIVSLFLPGIERKFIHARIQQRVGPPITSPGIMAPIKFFFKQTINPESPMPKLYNALPLISLIIIIILLLLLIPQMYFLGALTSIIAVIGLLKVEEIMYMFMGSLSKSVLSVRMPFPDIVKGAEHPNTPRTFFEELSSLRAFRLIAFGSFPIYIALFVVVAMTGSIYLKDIVAYQQTNGPILFTLAGVMGAIVFFIGYMILLNEYPFAILKGKPDVVEGPYLEYAAKYRAYVYITRGFLMFTLATLFATLFLGIAPNILNPNFIITLVVALLFPMFMAAMSAFSPIFTYKQFYPTVAGVSIVGVLAIVAALL, encoded by the coding sequence ATGGAACTTACATATCCTTTAATAGCAGTACTCGGAACCTTGGCAACATCTTTCATAGTGAGCCTCTTCTTGCCAGGGATTGAAAGAAAATTCATCCACGCCCGGATCCAACAAAGAGTAGGTCCACCAATTACCAGTCCAGGGATCATGGCACCAATCAAATTCTTCTTTAAACAAACTATAAATCCAGAATCTCCAATGCCTAAATTGTACAATGCCCTTCCCTTAATCAGTTTAATCATAATCATAATCCTTCTGTTGCTGTTAATTCCTCAGATGTACTTTTTAGGAGCACTGACCAGCATCATTGCAGTCATAGGATTACTGAAAGTTGAAGAAATAATGTATATGTTCATGGGTAGTCTGTCTAAATCCGTACTCTCAGTACGTATGCCATTCCCCGATATAGTAAAAGGAGCAGAACATCCCAACACTCCCCGAACATTTTTCGAGGAATTAAGCAGTCTCCGGGCATTCAGACTCATTGCTTTTGGATCATTTCCAATATACATTGCACTTTTCGTGGTAGTTGCCATGACTGGCAGTATTTATCTAAAGGATATCGTAGCCTACCAGCAGACCAACGGGCCCATACTATTCACATTAGCCGGAGTTATGGGAGCAATCGTATTTTTCATCGGATACATGATCCTCCTCAACGAGTACCCATTCGCCATCTTGAAGGGCAAACCCGATGTTGTGGAAGGACCTTACCTAGAATACGCTGCAAAATACCGGGCATACGTCTACATCACCCGAGGATTCCTCATGTTCACACTGGCCACATTATTTGCCACCCTATTTTTGGGAATAGCCCCTAACATATTAAACCCCAATTTCATAATCACATTGGTTGTGGCTCTCCTCTTCCCAATGTTCATGGCGGCAATGAGTGCATTTTCCCCAATATTCACTTACAAACAGTTTTACCCTACAGTTGCCGGTGTATCTATAGTGGGTGTTCTGGCAATAGTAGCAGCTCTACTTTAA